Proteins from a genomic interval of Heteronotia binoei isolate CCM8104 ecotype False Entrance Well chromosome 5, APGP_CSIRO_Hbin_v1, whole genome shotgun sequence:
- the BEST2 gene encoding bestrophin-2, producing MTVTYTARVANARFGGFYKLLLLWRGSIYKLLYKEFFVFFVLYAGLSVTYRFVLREDQKQYFEKLVIYCDNYANLIPVSFVLGFYVMLVVNRWWSQYTCMPMPDRLMCVISGAVHGTDERGRLYRRTLMRYSSLSAVLILRSVSTAVFKRFPTIDHVVEAGFMTREERKKFENLNSSYNKYWIPCVWFTNLAAQARKEGRIRDNSALKLLMEELNVFRGNCSMLFHYDWISVPLVYTQVVTIAVYSFFVACLIGRQFLDPAKGYTGHNLDLHIPVFTLLQFFFYVGWLKVAEQLINPFGEDDDDFETNLLIDRNLQVSMMAVDEMYGDLPLLEKDRYWDASNPRAPYTAATVSMLHQPSFQGSTFDITLAKEDMQFQPLKEIPEGLDHSRHVPAHLLNRFLSTAPAPSGFGRRLSLLRRKNSCVSETSTTYSCLCQDTQTMDCSCGPPGQSLPVNSVHFEGDGEPGPDAADPPTDMQDDLPEAHNDRLNDPTHSLLSHTKAHSQEALSLLDTSVPAGASSQPLPDHGPSDTAFFHIPKEIPSKSLPSASYPPWLQSPIEEENVA from the exons ATGACTGTGACGTACACAGCCCGTGTGGCCAATGCCCGATTTGGTGGTTTTTATaagctgctgttgctctggcgAGGAAGCATCTACAAGCTGCTCTACAAGGAGTTCTTCGTCTTCTTTGTCTTATATGCGGGACTCAGTGTCACCTATCG CTTTGTCTTACGTGAAGATCAGAAACAGTATTTTGAAAAGCTGGTCATTTACTGCGACAACTATGCCAATCTCATTCCCGTCTCCTTTGTTTTGG GCTTCTATGTGATGCTGGTGGTGAACAGGTGGTGGAGCCAGTACACCTGCATGCCGATGCCGGACAGGCTGATGTGTGTCATCTCCGGGGCTGTGCATGGCACTGATGAACGTGGACGGCTTTATCGGCGGACGCTCATGCGGTACAGCAGCCTATCAGCAGTGCTGATACTGCGCTCAGTCAGCACTGCTGTGTTCAAGCGCTTCCCTACCATTGACCATGTGGTGGAGGCAG GGTTTATGACACGGGAAGAGCGCAAGAAATTTGAGAACCTGAACTCTTCCTACAACAAGTACTGGATCCCTTGTGTCTGGTTCACAAACTTAGCAGCACAGGCACGCAAAGAGGGCCGCATACGTGATAATAGTGCCCTCAAACTGCTCATGGAG GAACTGAACGTTTTCCGAGGCAACTGCAGCATGCTCTTCCACTATGACTGGATCAGCGTCCCACTAGTCTACACACAG GTGGTCACTATTGCTGTATACAGCTTCTTTGTAGCTTGTCTCATTGGGCGGCAGTTCCTTGACCCAGCCAAGGGTTATACAGGACACAATCTAGATCTGCACATCCCTGTTTTTACCTTGCTGCAGTTTTTCTTCTATGTCGGATGGCTCAAG GTGGCTGAGCAACTCATCAACCCTTTTGGGGAGGACGATGATGATTTTGAAACCAATCTACTGATTGACAGGAATTTGCAG GTCTCCATGATGGCTGTGGATGAGATGTATGGGGATCTGCCCCTCTTGGAAAAGGATCGGTATTGGGATGCCTCAAATCCTCGAGCCCCATACACAGCAGCCACTGTTTCCATGCTGCATCAACCATCCTTCCAGGGATCCACCTTTGACATAAC CCTGGCCAAGGAAGATATGCAGTTCCAGCCACTAAAGGAGATTCCCGAGGGCCTTGACCACAGCCGCCATGTACCTGCTCACCTCCTGAACCGCTTCCTTTCCACAGCCCCTGCACCTAGTGGCTTTGGACGCCGACTGTCTTTGTTGAGGCGCAAGAACAGCTGCGTCTCTGAAACATCCACAACCTACAGCTGCCTCTGTCAGGACACACAGACCATGGACTGCAGCTGTGGGCCTCCAGGGCAGTCTCTGCCTGTCAACAGTGTCCACTTTGAGGGAGATGGGGAGCCTGGCCCTGATGCCGCTGATCCACCCACAGACATGCAGGATGACCTCCCTGAGGCCCACAATGACAGGCTGAATGACCCAACTCACAGCTTGCTGAGTCACACAAAGGCTCACAGCCAAGAGGCACTCTCCCTTCTGGATACATCTGTTCCAGCTGGtgcttcttctcagcctctccCAGACCATGGCCCTTCGGATACTGCCTTCTTTCACATCCCAAAGGAGATCCCCAGCAAAagccttccctcagccagctacCCTCCCTGGCTACAGAGTCCCATCGAAGAGGAAAATGTGGCATGA